From a single Girardinichthys multiradiatus isolate DD_20200921_A chromosome 17, DD_fGirMul_XY1, whole genome shotgun sequence genomic region:
- the ppp1r3aa gene encoding uncharacterized protein ppp1r3aa has translation MEALYVQPHEEQRVMTEEGKYEKNGEKDEGEMEASSPVVSCTEEETDEDSEPEPPPIIRRKVSFADAFGLDLVSVKEFDNAEVTESEASWSDGRKVFQPTEEVYLSCLFTVPSSTEELDQRLCEQMVELESIELLPGTTTLRGVIRVVNLCYSKNVYARVTLDQWRSYFDLLAEYVPGSSDRKTDRFTFRYTIVPQFEKEGTRVEFCLRYETPMGTFWANNKGMNYVMFCHQVKEHLTQTEEESSSYKSKRSCLKANRNGDTEDKTKESIHNDKAAADVHKVEKTCGETTSLHPEDQKPWVESIKSRRRAIRLARVQDYLCKRVHQQPKAFPHDSAYGQKVSQRVSAAHDSASYLYKSQEMQSKESPQVLTYHQIPLLTLDWNSHTSKQQDTVDDILTGRAKMTLSKESEENVPSINDIWESFPKTTHDSNTKGTSVTDIWQVFLNGPSCKHHSDVPESEWLQTAASVLPSNDKELQIQYTKESQKCQKFQEGKDTPTTLQTLAACQLLSDRCETLLAAVALNAKDDQPAEACVSSPKDDNAVAQDASKRSQSNSITDTPQEFNLKRAAPLSEDTCDSPTRCHRYNDWVQENKGIIETAGTGKSQPFALHTPNSVASLRESETTDMTVMAETPNASSVDTISSDARQVGGLYSNREHEVPGTAHNVVDDILAFRETIMEETRDRASYAFSASMQREKEEITMNYMAKKVPTEEEMFMPQESKECNMPLRYAAKIQCEEFRQSENRGIDEKEPGTTTRHARFDSQQKYEENLEKNRNILTDVNKGGPPNNHKMEVIKKDVRAVGTQSKEAEEVTDKGSKLIKKLDGVQLQHEDGSSPLPMAEYDTQSRSVLVNEKLHVEKRGDLPLTQREQSDNQKSETGQQELGYDRKAMEQKEISSSSGLSPTVDMPEVIVCQISHDTQISCHTDGYHLNPLEVVKPRLTEPQQDSKSPKQDSSRDINLEEVMIKENSAERDTSAEHRPETSRGTKQDQSKEDEKVCVGRFKVEAMRELMGNLESPQGENKNTWKEQESSAEVKSSPHVEYNKLADGTKDPITVENSAALEATQSELEQMFIERFGDNLVCSIMEEVFAREKQPSTRHTNTVGNIKSRLTEATQDCHLIYEKNLSDTFGSGVFSLREFPTDSHVNLCQSLKQTLETEGNEYSPKDRKAMTEHTDSPELQTDLDSIAHLSLIVHGEESMFEPTLSLSSPKDREDSSQIKAESVPHLEKDFEIEGCIIAGTTSFNRFSHLSNKHQSSSEKLKESDALLWWTVLYTISHITRLLICTLLVGGFFVVVFLYDFPAFFALYIFSMSWWIFKWKKHQATTGNNAAE, from the exons ATGGAGGCTCTGTATGTCCAACCCCATGAAGAACAGAGGGTGATGACTGAAGAGGGGAAATATGAGAAAAATGGGGAAAAAGATGAGGGAGAAATGGAAGCCTCTTCTCCTGTGGTCTCCTGCACGGAAGAGGAAACTGATGAGGATTCAGAACCAGAGCCTCCACCTATTATTCGAAGGAAAGTATCATTCGCTGATGCTTTTGGCCTCGACCTGGTTTCAGTTAAAGAGTTTGACAACGCTGAGGTGACAGAATCAGAGGCTAGTTGGTCTGATGGGAGGAAGGTGTTCCAACCAACAGAAGAAGTTTATCTGTCTTGCTTGTTTACAGTCCCCTCATCAACAGAGGAGCTGGATCAGAGGCTGTGCGAGCAGATGGTTGAGCTGGAGAGCATCGAGCTTCTCCCGGGAACCACCACCCTCCGCGGCGTCATCAGGGTGGTCAACCTCTGCTACAGCAAGAACGTCTACGCCCGCGTGACTCTGGATCAGTGGAGGAGCTACTTTGACCTGCTAGCAGAGTATGTACCGGGATCCAGTGACAGGAAAACAGACCGGTTCACCTTCAGGTACACCATAGTTCCTCAGTTTGAGAAAGAAGGAACTAGGGTGGAGTTCTGCCTCCGATATGAAACTCCAATGGGCACTTTCTGGGCTAATAATAAAGGAATGAACTATGTGATGTTCTGCCACCAAGTAAAAGAGCATCTAACCCAAACAGAAGAGGAGAGCAGCAGCTACAAGAGCAAGAGGAGCTGTCTTAAAGCCAACAG GAATGGAGACACAGAAGACAAGACCAAGGAGAGCATACACAACGATAAAGCTGCTGCAG ACGTACATAAAGTAGAAAAGACTTGTGGGGAGACAACGTCACTTCATCCTGAAGACCAAAAACCTTGG GTGGAAAGCATAAAAAGTCGACGCAGAGCGATCCGTCTGGCGCGTGTGCAGGACTACCTCTGCAAGAGGGTGCATCAGCAACCAAAGGCATTTCCACATGACTCAGCCTATGGCCAAAAGGTTTCTCAGCGTGTGTCAGCTGCACATGACTCTGCCAGCTATCTCTATAAATCCCAAGAGATGCAATCAAAGGAGAGTCCGCAAGTACTAACCTACCATCAGATTCCTTTGCTCACATTGGACTGGAACAGTCATACATCTAAGCAGCAGGACACTGTCGATGACATCTTGACTGGGAGAGCTAAAATGACTTTGTCAAAAGAGTCAGAAGAAAATGTACCATCTATTAATGATATCTGGGAGAGCTTTCCTAAGACTACACATGATAGCAACACTAAAGGAACTTCTGTGACTGATATATGGCAGGTTTTCCTTAATGGGCCCAGTTGCAAGCACCACTCCGATGTCCCAGAGTCAGAGTGGCTTCAGACAGCAGCATCGGTGCTTCCTTCAAATGATAAGGAGCTGCAAATCCAATATACAAAAGAAAGTCAGAAATGTCAAAAATTTCAGGAGGGCAAAGATACACCCACCACCTTACAAACCTTAGCTGCCTGTCAGTTGCTGTCAGATAGGTGTGAAACATTGTTGGCTGCCGTTGCCTTGAATGCTAAAGATGATCAGCCAGCAGAGGCATGTGTCAGCAGCCCAAAAGATGACAACGCAGTGGCGCAAGACGCATCCAAAAGGTCACAGAGCAACTCCATAACAGACACTCCACAGGAATTCAACCTCAAGAGGGCAGCGCCTCTGTCCGAGGACACCTGTGACAGTCCAACCAGGTGTCACAGATACAACGACTGGGTGCAAGAAAACAAAGGAATAATAGAAACAGCGGGAACAGGAAAAAGTCAGCCCTTCGCATTGCACACACCTAACTCAGTAGCAAGCTTAAGGGAGTCTGAGACAACAGACATGACAGTAATGGCAGAGACTCCGAATGCCAGCAGTGTTGATACAATCTCATCAGATGCAAGGCAGGTTGGGGGGCTTTATTCTAACAGGGAACATGAGGTTCCAGGCACTGCACACAATGTGGTAGATGACATCCTGGCATTTAGGGAGACAATCATGGAGGAGACGAGGGACAGGGCCAGTTATGCCTTCTCTGCATCCATGCAAAGGGAGAAGGAGGAGATCACGATGAACTATATGGCAAAAAAAGTGCCAACAGAAGAGGAAATGTTTATGCCACAGGAAAGCAAAGAGTGTAATATGCCTCTAAGATATGCAGCTAAAATCCAGTGTGAGGAATTCAGGCAAAGCGAAAATAGAGGGATTGACGAGAAGGAACCAGGAACAACAACAAGACATGCTAGATTTGACTCACAGCAAAAATATGAGGAAAATTTggagaaaaatagaaatattttaactgaTGTAAACAAAGGTGGCCCACCCAATAACCACAAGATGGAGGTAATAAAGAAAGATGTAAGAGCTGTTGGGACACAAAGCAAGGAAGCAGAGGAAGTAACTGATAAAGGTAGTAAGCTCATAAAAAAATTGGATGGGGTACAATTGCAACATGAAGATGGATCATCTCCATTACCTATGGCAGAATACGATACACAGTCGAGGTCTGTCCTTGTGAATGAAAAGCTACACGTTGAAAAGAGGGGAGACCTGCCTctcacacaaagagaacaaagtgaTAACCAGAAATCTGAAACAGGCCAACAAGAGTTGGGTTATGATAGAAAAGCAATGGAGCAAAAAGAAATAAGCTCTTCTTCAGGTTTAAGTCCCACTGTCGATATGCCGGAAGTTATAGTTTGCCAAATCAGCCATGATACACAAATATCTTGTCACACTGATGGATATCACCTTAACCCCTTGGAGGTAGTCAAACCAAGATTGACAGAACCCCAGCAAGACTCAAAGAGTCCAAAACAAGATTCAAGTAGAGACATAAATCTGGAAGAAGTAATGATAAAGGAGAATAGTGCAGAGAGAGACACTTCAGCAGAACACCGACCTGAAACCTCAAGAGGAACAAAACAAGATCAGAGTAAGGAAGATGAGAAAGTCTGTGTTGGAAGGTTTAAAGTAGAGGCAATGAGGGAGTTGATGGGTAATCTGGAGAGCCCTCAGGGGGAGAATAAGAATACGTGGAAAGAACAAGAATCATCAGCAGAAGTTAAGAGCTCTCCACATGTTGAATACAACAAACTGGCAGATGGAACAAAAGATCCCATTACAGTAGAAAATAGTGCTGCACTTGAAGCGACACAGTCAGAATTGGAGCAAATGTTCATAGAAAGGTTTGGAGACAATTTGGTTTGTAGCATCATGGAAGAGGTCTTTGCTCGGGAAAAACAACCTTCCACTCGGCATACAAATACTGTTGGTAACATTAAAAGCAGGCTGACAGAGGCTACTCAAGACTGCCATCTTATTTACGAGAAAAACTTGAGTGACACCTTTGGTTCAGGCGTGTTTTCGTTGAGGGAATTTCCAACAGATTCACATGTAAATCTCTGTCAAAGCCTCAAGCAAACCTTGGAGACTGAAGGCAATGAATACTCTCCGAAAGACAGAAAGGCCATGACAGAGCACACCGACAGTCCTGAATTACAGACTGATTTGGATTCAATTGCCCATCTGAGCCTAATAGTCCATGGTGAGGAATCGATGTTTGAACCAACCCTATCTCTTAGCTCTCCAAAGGATCGGGAGGACAGCTCTCAAATTAAAGCCGAATCGGTTCCTCATCTAGAGAAAGATTTTGAAATAGAAGGCTGCATAATTGCTGGCACAACAAGTTTTAATCGATTCTCCCACCTTTCCAACAAACACCAGAGCTCCTCTGAGAAATTAAAAGAGTCTGATGCCCTTTTATGGTGGACTGTGTTATACACCATCAGCCACATCACTAGATTGCTAATCTGCACCCTCTTGGTTGGGGGGTTCTTTGTTGTGGTATTTCTCTATGATTTCCCAGCCTTCTTTGCACTCTACATATTTTCAATGTCTTGGTGGATTTTTAAGTGGAAGAAACACCAGGCGACTACAGGTAATAATGCTGCAGAATAG